In Halobaculum sp. XH14, a single genomic region encodes these proteins:
- a CDS encoding enolase C-terminal domain-like protein has product MAPEITRIESTEFAYELADVGTDGLGFNLAYEPGATVRRKLFAVRVETDVGITGEYVGGNSPAAAQYNTVADYLVGRNPLARERHWSELKRALRKYDRMGIGPIDVALWDFAGKYYDAPIHELLGTYRESIPAYASTYHADDDGGLDSPGAYADFAEQCRDMGYGGFKIHGWGGEQGGVDVDREVETVHAVGDAVGDELDLMLDPACEYETFADALTVGRACDEEGFFWYEDPYRDGGTSQHAHRRLAERLDTPLLLTEHVRGIEAHADFVASGATDFVRADPEYDGGITGAMKLSRIAEGFGLDVEYHAPGPAQRHCLAATRNANYYELALVHPDCDNTQPPVYADGYSDQLDAVDADGHVTVPHGPGLGVTYDWDVIEANRTGRRVYE; this is encoded by the coding sequence ATGGCACCGGAGATCACGCGGATCGAGAGCACGGAGTTCGCCTACGAGCTGGCGGACGTCGGCACCGACGGCCTCGGGTTCAACCTCGCGTACGAACCGGGCGCGACCGTCAGGCGAAAGCTGTTCGCCGTGCGGGTCGAGACAGACGTCGGCATCACCGGCGAGTACGTCGGTGGTAACTCCCCGGCGGCGGCCCAGTACAACACGGTCGCGGACTACCTCGTCGGGCGCAACCCGCTCGCGCGCGAGCGCCACTGGAGCGAACTCAAGCGCGCGCTCCGCAAGTACGACCGGATGGGCATCGGCCCCATCGACGTCGCGCTGTGGGACTTCGCGGGGAAGTACTACGACGCGCCAATCCACGAACTGCTCGGCACCTACCGGGAGTCGATCCCAGCCTACGCCTCGACGTACCACGCCGACGACGACGGCGGCCTGGATTCGCCCGGCGCGTACGCTGACTTCGCCGAGCAGTGCCGCGACATGGGCTACGGGGGATTCAAGATTCACGGCTGGGGCGGCGAGCAGGGCGGCGTCGACGTCGACCGCGAGGTGGAGACGGTCCACGCCGTCGGCGACGCCGTCGGCGACGAGCTGGACCTGATGCTCGACCCCGCCTGCGAGTACGAGACGTTCGCCGACGCGCTCACCGTCGGCCGAGCCTGCGACGAGGAGGGGTTCTTCTGGTACGAGGACCCGTACCGCGACGGCGGCACCAGCCAGCACGCCCACCGACGGCTCGCCGAGCGGCTCGACACGCCGCTGCTCCTGACCGAACACGTCCGGGGCATCGAGGCGCACGCCGACTTCGTGGCGAGCGGCGCGACCGACTTCGTGCGCGCGGATCCCGAGTACGACGGAGGGATCACCGGCGCGATGAAGCTCTCGCGGATCGCCGAGGGGTTCGGACTCGACGTTGAGTACCACGCGCCCGGGCCGGCACAGCGACACTGTCTCGCCGCGACGCGGAACGCCAACTACTACGAACTCGCGCTCGTCCACCCTGACTGTGACAACACCCAGCCCCCGGTGTACGCCGACGGCTACTCCGATCAGCTCGACGCCGTCGACGCGGACGGACACGTCACCGTCCCCCACGGGCCGGGGCTCGGCGTGACGTACGACTGGGACGTGATCGAGGCGAACCGGACCGGGAGGCGGGTGTACGAGTAG
- a CDS encoding CPBP family intramembrane glutamic endopeptidase, which translates to MSELHDRLEMLGASAERGSRARAFAGALLLTIVGSVLSLVVYMLFRPAVTGLLEPSFPALGALVLTKGSQVGFALIVGAYLGLTRRWDEYVQLRWPSLHDLLWVVLGTAGLDLMAEASQLVLPLLGLSIGLLSGTGSGGLDVGLETWPVLWPLVFLALYLLPALAEEGFIRGIVQGRLRDTFHPVWEVVLGAGLFALMHGLYGVGRGPEFLAAYLVLLFGQGLAFCLTYERTRNLLVVAAVHALSWTEFDALFFGLF; encoded by the coding sequence ATGTCAGAACTTCATGACCGACTCGAGATGCTGGGGGCAAGCGCCGAGCGCGGGTCGCGGGCCCGGGCGTTCGCCGGCGCGCTCCTGCTCACGATCGTCGGATCGGTGCTATCGCTCGTCGTTTACATGCTGTTCCGACCGGCCGTGACGGGGCTCTTGGAGCCGTCGTTTCCGGCGCTCGGGGCCCTCGTGCTCACCAAGGGATCACAGGTCGGGTTCGCCCTCATCGTCGGTGCGTACCTCGGACTCACGCGACGCTGGGACGAGTACGTTCAGCTGCGGTGGCCGAGCCTGCACGACCTGCTGTGGGTCGTTCTCGGGACCGCCGGCCTCGACCTCATGGCCGAAGCGAGCCAGCTCGTTCTCCCGCTTCTCGGGCTCTCCATCGGGCTGTTGTCCGGAACCGGTTCCGGCGGACTGGACGTCGGGCTCGAAACGTGGCCGGTGCTGTGGCCGCTCGTCTTTCTCGCCCTGTACCTGCTTCCCGCACTCGCCGAGGAAGGGTTCATCCGCGGCATCGTTCAGGGACGGCTCCGTGACACGTTTCATCCCGTCTGGGAGGTGGTGCTCGGCGCGGGGCTGTTCGCGCTCATGCACGGGCTGTACGGGGTCGGCCGGGGTCCGGAGTTCCTCGCGGCGTATCTGGTCCTGCTCTTCGGTCAGGGGCTGGCGTTCTGTCTGACGTACGAGCGAACGCGAAACCTGCTCGTCGTCGCCGCGGTCCACGCCCTCTCGTGGACCGAGTTCGATGCTCTCTTCTTCGGGCTCTTCTGA
- a CDS encoding ABC transporter permease, translated as MADPVPSILTRTQRDRLRSAFEGVDGAKRRRDERKIRARVSAGVDDFELLVEYPDRQFELAFQEHSQAELRARLADATLTVERIRALHDVDRESVVEAARDRRAEVDADDTATLERVPLRTREERREHVAVELADEYRPGRWKRISDALLKVGLALVALVSLLAVVAPDFTQGLGSVPGIVGAGLLVAGLGIVGVRGVKYDLLPAARRSISDPAGTARAVWDRF; from the coding sequence ATGGCTGATCCGGTCCCCTCGATCCTGACCCGAACTCAGCGCGACCGCCTTCGCTCCGCGTTCGAAGGCGTCGACGGAGCCAAACGCCGACGAGACGAGCGGAAGATTCGGGCCCGGGTCTCGGCGGGAGTCGACGACTTCGAACTCCTCGTCGAGTATCCCGACCGACAGTTCGAACTGGCGTTCCAGGAGCACTCGCAAGCGGAACTTCGGGCGCGGCTGGCGGACGCGACCCTCACGGTCGAACGCATCCGAGCCCTCCACGACGTCGACCGGGAGTCCGTGGTCGAAGCCGCCCGCGACCGGCGCGCGGAGGTGGACGCCGACGACACGGCGACGCTCGAACGGGTGCCGCTACGGACCCGCGAGGAGCGGCGAGAGCACGTCGCGGTCGAACTCGCCGACGAGTACCGACCAGGCCGGTGGAAGCGAATCTCGGACGCCCTCCTGAAGGTCGGCCTGGCGCTCGTGGCGCTCGTGAGCCTGCTCGCCGTCGTCGCACCCGACTTCACGCAGGGGCTCGGGAGCGTTCCCGGCATCGTCGGCGCGGGACTGCTCGTCGCGGGACTCGGCATCGTGGGCGTCCGGGGCGTGAAGTACGACCTGCTCCCCGCCGCTCGGCGGTCGATATCCGATCCCGCCGGGACCGCCCGAGCGGTCTGGGATCGGTTCTGA